Proteins from a single region of Chitinivibrionales bacterium:
- the rplU gene encoding 50S ribosomal protein L21, producing MYCIVEQGGYQFKVSEGDTIDIPHIDGDEGNEVGLEKVIGIQKDNEGFSAGTPVVEGVTVKGTIVKHGKGDKVMTIKKKRRKDYLRKKGHRQDYTSVKITSITA from the coding sequence ATGTATTGTATTGTTGAACAGGGTGGATACCAGTTCAAGGTATCTGAGGGAGATACAATCGATATACCCCATATCGATGGTGATGAAGGCAACGAAGTGGGGCTCGAAAAAGTTATCGGCATCCAGAAAGATAATGAGGGTTTTTCTGCAGGAACTCCGGTTGTCGAGGGCGTTACGGTCAAAGGCACTATCGTGAAACACGGAAAAGGCGATAAGGTAATGACAATCAAGAAAAAGCGCCGTAAAGACTATTTGCGGAAAAAAGGGCACCGCCAGGATTATACAAGCGTAAAAATTACATCCATAACAGCATAA
- a CDS encoding Do family serine endopeptidase — protein MQKRYRRITVGVALAALVSVIYTTGCQCTFADDDRPGEGTIEFGAQKKPDIKQTPQFESFKTIFADIAEEVVPTVVSVIPTQIDTVIFSRNPFYRYFDNDQFGSPFDFFFGQPRRRQQQPPIEKQERRRKGLGSGVIVSEDGYILTNYHVIAGADEIEVRLSDDRTFEATIVGSDSLSDVAVIKIAEEVKDLPVAYLGDSDKLRPGDWTLAIGNPFSLTSTVTAGIVSALGRTGMAGSNEMYQNFIQTDAAINPGNSGGALVNLDGELIGINTMIYTRSGGYMGIGFAIPIKMARWIMEDLIYNGKVSRGWLGVQIQPMDDATREAMGLDKGTRGVLIADVFDGQPADKAGIKRGDIIVSIDGMGVENVNELRNTVASIDPGKKVPIEIIRNGKKKVLQAKLGERSKTKLAGESAEDEKEESADDYDATKKLGIKISELTDDVRSKYNIEKSTKGVVVVDLDRASLAAREGIQVGDVIKEVRIKGQNAVPVTSAKEFKKIVRGLKPGDSVMFLIERDGHNRFVAFRLRK, from the coding sequence ATGCAGAAGAGGTATCGAAGAATAACAGTTGGAGTTGCCCTGGCCGCACTCGTGTCGGTTATTTATACAACCGGCTGCCAATGTACGTTTGCCGATGATGATCGTCCGGGAGAGGGGACGATAGAGTTTGGCGCACAGAAGAAACCTGATATTAAACAGACCCCCCAGTTTGAATCTTTTAAAACAATATTTGCCGATATTGCCGAGGAAGTGGTACCGACGGTGGTATCGGTTATCCCGACTCAGATCGACACGGTAATTTTTTCCCGGAATCCTTTTTATCGCTATTTTGATAACGATCAATTCGGCTCACCCTTCGATTTCTTTTTCGGGCAGCCTCGTCGGCGACAACAACAGCCGCCGATTGAAAAACAGGAGCGCCGGCGAAAGGGGCTGGGTTCCGGTGTTATCGTTTCAGAAGACGGATATATTCTTACGAATTATCATGTTATTGCCGGTGCGGATGAAATTGAGGTTCGTCTCTCGGACGACCGGACCTTTGAAGCCACGATTGTGGGGAGCGATTCGCTGAGTGATGTTGCGGTTATTAAAATTGCCGAAGAAGTGAAGGATTTGCCGGTTGCCTATCTTGGTGATTCCGATAAGCTGCGGCCCGGAGACTGGACACTGGCTATCGGGAACCCCTTCAGCCTGACTTCAACGGTGACGGCCGGCATTGTATCGGCGCTTGGCCGCACGGGCATGGCGGGAAGTAATGAAATGTATCAGAATTTTATTCAGACCGATGCGGCGATTAATCCGGGAAACTCCGGGGGCGCACTGGTCAATCTCGACGGCGAGCTTATCGGGATTAATACGATGATTTACACGCGCTCCGGCGGCTATATGGGGATCGGTTTTGCCATCCCCATCAAAATGGCGCGATGGATAATGGAAGATCTCATCTACAACGGCAAGGTTTCGAGAGGCTGGCTCGGTGTGCAAATACAGCCCATGGATGATGCTACCCGTGAAGCGATGGGTCTTGACAAAGGAACGCGCGGGGTACTGATTGCCGATGTTTTTGACGGACAACCCGCCGACAAGGCCGGTATCAAACGGGGAGACATTATCGTGTCTATCGACGGCATGGGAGTTGAAAATGTTAATGAACTCAGAAATACCGTCGCAAGTATCGACCCCGGCAAAAAGGTCCCGATCGAAATTATCAGAAACGGCAAAAAAAAGGTTTTACAGGCAAAGCTCGGTGAGCGGAGCAAAACCAAACTCGCCGGAGAATCGGCAGAAGATGAAAAGGAAGAGAGCGCCGATGATTATGATGCTACCAAAAAGCTCGGTATTAAAATCAGTGAGCTTACCGACGACGTGCGCTCCAAATACAACATTGAAAAATCGACAAAAGGAGTGGTCGTGGTCGATCTCGACAGAGCTTCTCTGGCTGCCCGGGAAGGAATTCAGGTTGGGGATGTCATTAAGGAAGTACGGATCAAAGGCCAAAATGCAGTTCCTGTAACAAGCGCGAAAGAATTTAAAAAGATCGTTCGAGGATTAAAACCCGGAGATTCAGTCATGTTTCTCATCGAACGGGACGGCCACAACCGGTTTGTAGCCTTCCGCCTTAGAAAATAA
- the sprA gene encoding cell surface protein SprA, which produces MRNKRAIDFLFMILFAAFASQAQKAEFFYSQPEFYHPLSEIVLPENPFADETPAILEYDSDLFADKEIIDFENRQVLFRREDTLGVVVWQYRYDELNEYLESRRRFVLADLWYQEKSTPKAGSGTAGVSDFALEFKLPVNYPSWAKRILGKEPPKLTIHGYEEIIISYEYRDSDKEGLSDYKQSHGGINFDNQYSLSVTGSVGRLINVQLKTSSEEQFSMDDPLKDIKIEYKGEGDELEDEIIQEVTAGYTNFEIPRTNLSGYSEGHEGLFGISVKSKLGPLDLTTVISHEQGEALKKTFYPSESKGQVEPQRDKEFLKYKIFFLDTVYQKLYNEKYGAGGNPDLAIPKVIPTEFQVWKMTEKQTVANKDISKFRYVQNSPADNLFQKIDEGAYELKEDEGWIRFDTLAVESDDIIGIYMKTAAPDLIPQKGDTTLLDSLGRGKYEIMKSLWFLKGPLNTEDTTSDAFKLMWKNAYYLPRFEEGKFDVKLGLLRAGDTLYQDPETNELYSYILGLTDKDGKRDNAAYKYNLDKGYMVIPPFDTSYEANEPFRNPELGEDTLPDIYRINHNSQNFNKIQQKYVLILSGKSTERRTKFNLAWGVIEGSEKVKGDGQELKKNVDYRIFYEMGELELISPTAQSKNKIEVQYQREALFVPEKKTFMGARGELKMPFISDKSFIGASILYQMASSREEIPRIGQEPFNKLLLDINSVMDFEPEWMTKAVNALPFISTDARSVVNIDFEVAHSRMSPSADKEDQGQAYVDNFESSKRVYPLGTSHKAWHRSSPPIPNDSLWYRPPAWYYYWYSPVDVQKEKRINVFDMVDIGVSEEDFKDQGGDLYEPVLRLECYPVGNDNQTPAVNLSDRYQNPWAGIMTSFPKSSMDRSEDRYLEFIVKVESDVSEKGNLYIDMGEVSEDLSIHGGPPNGVRNDEDPFGEGIEDSLHNTGLDTIVDNKKEYWVIPDPSSPGEWDTLRFGSDSLPARRKTDPSGDDYKVFDAQNPDRYQYANGLQNNLWLESEDINSDGFSKDESFFRYAIDLDNIEHSEFNDTTANVKNENGFYYIRIPLNENFAVDEVGNPGWEQIPFVRMWWSDFGPKGMTKKQSLVLARIQFVGNQWEEMYTKKVIPEEKYDPVQTDPTQPELPTPQKIVIEDTIKIEASVVNTEEDRGYYMPAGTRLVNNRYEVKTTKYVKLKVDNQTDKLRKEQALSLNFFNLLQGEEALVRRLYTYHTQDISAYKKISMLVHGDARVAEHNRTSNTDSLYFVFRFGTHDSSYYEYRTLIDSGWNVPEREYLNIPDPWRYPIEIDLSALANAKLAYQNAYGDTAHIDTTWAIDERSFYRISSVTNEPPSFSNIRTFMIGVARSPVANPSPYDTLSGEIWVDEMKALGLQGLYGSAALAHIHTQWADFMTLDAGANYQDGNFRTMTDNMITPGNSSVSGNVNASMKLDKFLPNEWRVSLPVDAGITGTIERPQIKPNSDISLVENDQPDKLRDFFDEDKTKSQHFQTVKNTQSVSTSYRKSATSKNILTKMTAERISVDRLSYQYDNSHRHLGPRMDGNGDYLEINENENYYGGLKYDLSPRNPPKWTKWKPFDKVKNTTFKTLKNYELTFLPSSINFDLASAKYGKHLQENHRLGTYNKNQTFDLGHGFNLSFAPIRPLLDFDYTVSIDRNLDNAVEEEGLGRDFLKNKVMELDSAWRDFYILYGEESRTQKATVRLKPKIFSWLDHNATYSAAFTGSENFRPNDPTPYLNLGVNSNLGFTGTFRLRDLMTDFSNIASKAQSMNAVFKSAEEALRNIDFNTINFNYNSSLSLLNKNMDADFMGRTLTDNGLDFLKYQLGLKGRDFGDIVRGGMNDYLDFGGMQYRRKNNDNEELLRNDSRDVRRDWSASTSFSIPSPVDFRFDRISLDHEKSYHLTPDTTHRETTVIFPKVGVSASSSFLNQIAAVKNNMRNVTMRSSYTYQKDQTFNVQLRQDSLNQFVMVTDTTTGISHSFNPLVSIKGNLKKWPINFTYEHKLKRNRDIAESGKESNSKEDGDTWTVNYAINKTARRTEFKFLRWTIPLKGRIELGLTASHSYNYAETKENQNANAQKSTDLREIRVGPHVSYGFTDKITGGTSYDFLWTDDKMASETYKEHNFSLSVKISF; this is translated from the coding sequence ATGAGAAATAAAAGGGCCATCGATTTTTTATTTATGATTCTCTTTGCCGCTTTTGCGTCCCAGGCTCAGAAAGCGGAGTTTTTTTATTCTCAGCCAGAGTTTTATCATCCCCTCAGTGAGATTGTTCTTCCCGAAAATCCCTTTGCCGATGAAACCCCTGCTATTCTGGAATATGATTCGGACCTTTTTGCCGATAAGGAAATAATCGATTTCGAAAATCGTCAGGTCCTTTTTCGCCGGGAAGACACCCTTGGTGTGGTTGTGTGGCAATATCGATATGATGAACTGAATGAATACCTCGAGAGCAGGCGCCGTTTTGTTCTGGCCGATCTCTGGTATCAGGAAAAATCGACCCCCAAGGCCGGAAGCGGAACCGCGGGAGTATCGGATTTTGCTCTCGAATTCAAGTTACCGGTCAATTACCCTTCATGGGCCAAGCGAATTCTGGGAAAAGAACCGCCAAAACTCACGATCCACGGCTACGAAGAAATTATTATCTCCTACGAATATCGTGACTCCGACAAGGAAGGGCTTTCCGATTACAAACAGAGTCACGGGGGTATCAACTTTGACAACCAGTACAGTCTTTCGGTTACCGGCAGTGTCGGACGGCTCATCAATGTTCAGTTGAAAACAAGCAGTGAAGAACAGTTTTCAATGGATGATCCGCTTAAAGATATTAAAATTGAATATAAGGGTGAGGGCGATGAGCTCGAGGATGAAATTATTCAGGAAGTAACTGCCGGTTATACAAATTTTGAAATTCCCCGCACAAATTTATCCGGCTATTCCGAGGGCCATGAGGGATTGTTCGGTATCAGCGTTAAATCAAAGCTCGGCCCCCTCGACCTGACAACGGTTATAAGCCACGAACAGGGTGAAGCGCTGAAAAAAACATTCTACCCCTCAGAGTCAAAAGGACAGGTAGAGCCGCAACGGGACAAGGAATTCCTGAAATACAAAATCTTCTTTCTCGATACAGTCTACCAGAAATTGTATAACGAGAAGTATGGGGCCGGCGGAAATCCGGACCTGGCTATTCCAAAGGTCATTCCCACCGAATTCCAGGTGTGGAAAATGACCGAAAAGCAGACTGTTGCAAATAAGGATATTTCCAAATTCCGTTACGTACAGAATTCTCCCGCCGATAATCTGTTTCAAAAAATTGATGAGGGTGCGTATGAATTAAAGGAAGATGAAGGGTGGATACGGTTCGACACACTTGCGGTCGAAAGCGATGATATTATTGGTATTTACATGAAAACAGCAGCGCCGGACCTGATCCCCCAGAAAGGTGACACCACTCTTCTCGACAGTCTCGGCCGGGGAAAATATGAAATAATGAAATCACTCTGGTTCCTGAAAGGGCCACTGAATACAGAGGATACAACCAGCGATGCATTCAAGCTCATGTGGAAAAATGCCTATTATCTTCCCCGCTTTGAAGAAGGTAAATTTGATGTTAAATTAGGCTTGTTGCGTGCCGGCGATACGCTGTATCAGGATCCCGAAACAAACGAACTCTATTCGTATATTCTCGGGCTGACCGATAAAGATGGAAAGCGCGATAATGCTGCCTATAAATATAACCTGGACAAGGGATACATGGTAATCCCTCCGTTCGATACCTCCTATGAAGCCAACGAGCCATTCAGAAACCCCGAATTGGGTGAAGACACACTTCCGGATATTTACCGGATAAACCATAACAGCCAGAATTTTAACAAGATACAACAGAAATATGTGCTCATTCTCTCTGGTAAATCGACCGAGCGGCGAACCAAATTCAACCTCGCCTGGGGCGTGATAGAAGGATCCGAAAAGGTTAAAGGTGACGGTCAGGAGCTGAAAAAAAATGTCGATTACCGGATTTTTTATGAAATGGGCGAGCTCGAGCTGATTTCACCGACTGCTCAAAGTAAAAACAAGATCGAAGTTCAATATCAACGGGAGGCGCTCTTTGTCCCGGAAAAGAAGACCTTTATGGGCGCCCGCGGTGAACTGAAGATGCCCTTTATCAGCGATAAATCCTTTATCGGGGCGTCGATTCTCTATCAAATGGCGTCGTCACGGGAAGAAATTCCCCGGATCGGGCAGGAACCATTCAACAAACTTTTGCTTGACATTAATTCGGTGATGGATTTTGAGCCGGAGTGGATGACCAAGGCGGTCAATGCTCTTCCCTTTATCAGCACCGACGCCCGCTCTGTTGTTAATATCGACTTCGAGGTCGCTCACAGCAGGATGAGCCCTTCGGCCGATAAAGAAGACCAAGGCCAGGCCTATGTGGATAATTTTGAATCTAGTAAGCGGGTCTATCCCTTGGGAACAAGCCATAAAGCATGGCACCGATCCAGTCCGCCCATACCAAACGACAGCCTCTGGTACCGGCCGCCGGCCTGGTATTACTACTGGTACAGCCCTGTCGATGTCCAGAAAGAAAAACGCATCAATGTATTTGACATGGTAGACATCGGCGTATCCGAAGAAGATTTCAAGGACCAAGGCGGAGATCTTTACGAACCGGTCCTGCGGCTCGAGTGTTATCCCGTAGGTAACGATAATCAAACGCCGGCGGTAAACTTAAGTGACCGGTATCAGAACCCCTGGGCCGGTATTATGACCTCTTTCCCAAAATCTTCAATGGACCGCTCCGAAGACCGGTATCTCGAATTTATCGTCAAGGTCGAAAGTGATGTCTCCGAGAAGGGGAACCTGTACATCGACATGGGAGAAGTCAGCGAAGATCTTTCAATTCACGGCGGCCCTCCCAACGGTGTGAGAAACGATGAAGACCCCTTTGGCGAAGGAATCGAGGATTCGCTTCACAATACAGGATTAGATACAATCGTCGATAATAAAAAAGAGTACTGGGTTATTCCAGACCCTTCATCTCCCGGAGAATGGGATACGCTCCGGTTTGGCAGTGATTCACTCCCGGCCCGGCGAAAAACCGACCCCAGTGGCGATGATTACAAGGTCTTCGATGCCCAGAATCCGGACCGTTATCAGTACGCAAACGGTTTGCAGAACAACCTCTGGCTCGAATCGGAAGACATCAATTCCGATGGTTTTTCAAAGGATGAATCTTTTTTCAGGTATGCAATCGACCTCGATAATATCGAACATTCCGAATTCAATGACACAACCGCAAATGTCAAAAATGAAAACGGTTTTTATTATATCCGTATTCCTCTTAATGAAAACTTTGCTGTCGATGAAGTCGGCAATCCAGGATGGGAACAGATCCCCTTTGTCAGAATGTGGTGGAGCGATTTCGGTCCGAAAGGGATGACCAAAAAGCAATCTCTGGTTTTGGCCCGGATCCAGTTTGTCGGAAACCAATGGGAGGAGATGTACACCAAGAAAGTCATTCCTGAGGAAAAGTATGATCCGGTGCAAACCGATCCGACACAACCTGAACTTCCCACTCCCCAAAAAATCGTAATCGAAGATACGATTAAAATTGAAGCGTCGGTTGTGAATACCGAAGAAGACCGGGGATACTATATGCCGGCAGGTACTCGTTTGGTAAACAATCGTTATGAAGTTAAAACCACCAAATATGTCAAGCTGAAAGTTGATAACCAGACGGATAAACTCCGGAAAGAGCAGGCCCTCAGTCTCAATTTTTTCAACCTTCTTCAGGGCGAAGAAGCTCTGGTGCGGCGGCTCTATACGTATCATACTCAGGATATCTCAGCGTATAAAAAGATCAGTATGCTCGTTCACGGTGATGCACGGGTGGCCGAGCATAACAGGACCAGCAACACCGATTCTCTTTACTTTGTGTTCAGGTTCGGAACCCATGATTCCTCCTATTATGAATACCGGACCCTGATCGATTCCGGATGGAATGTTCCCGAAAGAGAATATCTTAATATTCCCGACCCCTGGAGATATCCCATAGAAATAGATCTAAGCGCCCTCGCCAACGCAAAGCTTGCATACCAGAATGCTTACGGCGATACTGCACATATCGATACGACCTGGGCTATTGACGAGCGATCCTTCTATCGAATCAGTTCGGTAACCAATGAACCGCCCAGTTTTTCTAATATCCGGACCTTTATGATAGGCGTTGCCCGTTCGCCGGTTGCGAACCCATCTCCTTACGACACCCTTTCAGGGGAAATCTGGGTGGATGAGATGAAAGCACTGGGACTTCAGGGTCTCTACGGTTCTGCGGCACTGGCCCATATTCATACCCAATGGGCCGATTTCATGACTCTTGATGCCGGCGCCAATTATCAGGACGGCAATTTCAGGACCATGACCGATAACATGATCACTCCCGGTAATTCATCTGTATCCGGAAATGTGAACGCCTCAATGAAGCTCGACAAATTTCTTCCCAATGAATGGCGTGTATCGCTGCCCGTTGACGCCGGTATTACAGGAACAATCGAACGTCCTCAAATTAAACCGAACAGCGACATATCTCTGGTAGAAAACGACCAGCCCGATAAACTGAGAGATTTTTTCGATGAAGATAAAACAAAGTCGCAGCACTTTCAAACCGTTAAAAACACACAATCTGTATCAACGAGTTACCGGAAGTCGGCAACGTCGAAAAATATCCTTACAAAAATGACCGCCGAAAGAATATCTGTTGACCGGCTGAGTTATCAGTACGACAACAGCCATCGTCATCTGGGACCGCGGATGGACGGCAATGGGGATTATCTTGAAATCAATGAAAACGAAAACTATTACGGCGGACTCAAATACGACCTCAGTCCCCGAAATCCGCCAAAATGGACCAAATGGAAACCTTTCGATAAGGTCAAGAACACTACCTTTAAAACGTTGAAAAATTATGAACTGACATTCCTGCCAAGCAGTATAAACTTCGACCTCGCCAGCGCCAAATATGGCAAGCATTTGCAGGAAAACCACCGTCTGGGAACCTATAACAAAAACCAGACCTTTGATCTGGGGCATGGATTCAATCTGAGCTTTGCCCCAATCAGGCCGCTTCTTGATTTCGATTACACCGTTTCAATTGATAGAAATCTCGATAATGCGGTTGAAGAAGAAGGGCTGGGCCGAGATTTTCTAAAAAATAAGGTGATGGAACTGGATAGTGCATGGCGCGATTTCTATATTCTTTATGGTGAAGAGTCGAGAACGCAGAAGGCCACGGTCCGGCTGAAACCAAAAATTTTCAGTTGGCTCGATCACAATGCAACGTATTCGGCGGCTTTCACCGGGAGTGAAAATTTTCGTCCCAATGATCCGACGCCCTATCTCAATCTTGGGGTTAACAGCAATCTTGGATTTACCGGCACATTCAGACTCAGGGACCTTATGACGGATTTCTCAAATATAGCATCAAAAGCTCAAAGCATGAATGCGGTTTTTAAATCTGCAGAAGAAGCTCTCCGAAATATAGATTTCAATACAATCAATTTTAATTATAACTCGAGTCTTTCATTGCTCAATAAAAATATGGACGCCGATTTTATGGGACGCACCCTTACAGACAATGGATTGGATTTTCTTAAATATCAATTGGGCTTGAAAGGACGTGATTTCGGTGATATCGTGCGAGGTGGCATGAATGACTACCTGGACTTTGGTGGTATGCAGTACCGGCGGAAAAACAATGACAATGAAGAACTCCTGAGAAACGACAGCCGTGATGTTCGACGGGACTGGAGCGCCTCAACAAGTTTCAGCATCCCTTCGCCTGTCGATTTCCGATTCGATCGTATCAGTCTCGATCATGAAAAATCATATCATCTCACCCCGGATACAACTCATCGGGAAACTACGGTCATTTTTCCAAAAGTGGGTGTCAGTGCATCATCCTCGTTCCTGAATCAGATTGCTGCCGTCAAAAACAATATGCGCAATGTGACCATGCGAAGCAGCTATACCTACCAGAAGGATCAGACGTTTAATGTTCAGTTACGACAGGATTCGTTGAATCAATTCGTAATGGTCACCGATACGACAACGGGCATTTCGCACTCTTTCAATCCCTTGGTGAGCATCAAGGGAAATCTGAAAAAATGGCCGATTAATTTTACCTACGAGCATAAATTGAAAAGAAACAGAGACATTGCCGAATCGGGAAAAGAATCAAATTCAAAGGAAGATGGTGATACCTGGACCGTAAATTATGCGATTAACAAGACCGCCCGACGGACAGAGTTCAAGTTTTTACGATGGACTATTCCGTTGAAAGGCCGGATAGAATTAGGACTCACCGCATCCCACTCATATAATTATGCCGAAACCAAAGAAAACCAGAATGCAAACGCTCAAAAATCGACCGACCTGCGGGAGATAAGGGTTGGTCCTCATGTTTCCTATGGTTTTACCGATAAAATCACCGGCGGCACATCCTATGATTTTCTCTGGACGGATGACAAAATGGCATCGGAAACATATAAAGAACACAACTTCTCGTTAAGTGTAAAAATATCTTTTTAA
- the rpmA gene encoding 50S ribosomal protein L27 → MAHKKGVGSSRNGRDSKPKMLGVKQYGGQTVKAGNIIVRQRGTKIHPGTNVGKGSDDTLFAKIDGVVQFRTYRKIRKMVDILPA, encoded by the coding sequence ATGGCACATAAAAAAGGTGTGGGAAGTAGTAGAAACGGTCGCGACAGCAAGCCGAAAATGCTTGGCGTCAAACAATACGGTGGTCAAACAGTTAAAGCTGGAAATATCATTGTCCGTCAGCGCGGCACAAAAATCCATCCCGGAACAAATGTTGGTAAGGGAAGCGATGATACGCTGTTTGCAAAAATTGACGGTGTTGTGCAATTCCGAACCTATCGAAAAATCAGGAAGATGGTTGATATCCTTCCTGCCTGA
- a CDS encoding Rne/Rng family ribonuclease codes for MKKLILFSATRTEKRAALLEDDTVVELVVERPDDIRMQGNIYRGKIKSILPGLQSAFIDIGLDKCAFLHASDVDPTLLLDKKDAVMERYSARGRTHVKKLPRIPIEKILSTGQEILVLVTKEPIGSKGAKVTTQISIAGRFLVLVPDSDFIGVSKKTSDYQKRRKLKQIISQLKPPGIGFIVRTIGLSVSEEEFIKEIHHLIDQWRQVQKEALAGEGPKRVYKEMGITTRVIRDLLSNDVSNVYVDQKDDFREIQQYIQAVSPNLSKRVVYYKERIPLFDRFDIEKDLERSLRRKVWLRSGGYIAFDHAEALLAIDVNTGRNIGRADFEETLFQTNMEAAHEIVRQLRLRDIGGLIVVDFIDMNRADNRKKLETEMRKLLRNDRTSTSSTGLSKFSLMEITRKRVRPELQELYTDVCPMCHGVGWVISPATVTSRIDRWLRRLEATKRRRRLSLTVHPSVAAFFNSEGKDIIKEMEKEHKVTLLINEDETLEHDEYIFKPIDSTNKQKR; via the coding sequence ATGAAAAAATTGATTCTTTTCAGTGCCACCCGAACCGAGAAACGAGCGGCCCTGCTTGAAGACGATACGGTGGTTGAACTCGTTGTCGAACGCCCCGACGATATCAGAATGCAGGGGAATATCTATCGGGGAAAAATTAAAAGCATTCTTCCCGGGCTCCAGTCGGCGTTTATCGACATCGGACTGGACAAATGTGCCTTCCTTCACGCTTCCGATGTTGATCCGACACTTCTTTTGGACAAGAAAGATGCGGTCATGGAGCGCTACTCAGCACGGGGCAGAACCCATGTTAAAAAACTTCCCCGTATCCCTATTGAAAAAATTTTGTCCACCGGCCAGGAAATTCTTGTCCTCGTTACCAAGGAGCCAATCGGTTCAAAGGGTGCAAAAGTAACGACACAGATAAGCATTGCCGGGCGATTTCTGGTTTTAGTACCCGACTCCGATTTCATCGGCGTTTCCAAAAAGACTTCCGATTATCAGAAACGTCGAAAATTAAAACAAATTATTTCACAGCTCAAACCGCCCGGAATAGGATTCATCGTGCGGACCATAGGATTGAGCGTTTCCGAAGAAGAGTTCATCAAAGAAATTCACCACTTGATCGACCAATGGCGGCAGGTACAGAAAGAAGCACTGGCAGGTGAGGGGCCAAAGCGTGTATATAAAGAAATGGGCATTACCACCCGTGTAATAAGAGACCTTCTCTCCAATGATGTCTCCAATGTTTATGTGGATCAGAAAGACGACTTCCGCGAAATTCAGCAGTATATACAAGCGGTCTCTCCCAATCTCAGCAAGCGGGTTGTCTACTATAAAGAACGCATACCGCTGTTCGACAGATTCGATATAGAAAAGGATCTCGAACGGTCATTACGGCGGAAAGTCTGGCTTCGAAGCGGTGGATATATCGCCTTCGACCATGCGGAAGCATTATTGGCCATCGATGTCAACACCGGCAGGAATATCGGGCGGGCCGATTTTGAAGAAACACTTTTTCAAACCAATATGGAAGCGGCTCATGAAATCGTCAGACAGCTGCGGCTTCGGGATATCGGCGGGCTCATTGTTGTTGATTTTATCGATATGAACCGCGCCGATAACCGCAAAAAGCTTGAAACGGAAATGCGAAAACTTCTTCGCAACGACCGGACATCGACATCGTCTACCGGCCTCTCTAAATTCAGCCTTATGGAAATCACCCGAAAGCGGGTCCGGCCCGAACTCCAGGAATTGTATACCGATGTTTGTCCCATGTGCCATGGTGTGGGTTGGGTCATATCGCCCGCAACGGTTACCTCACGCATAGACCGATGGCTTCGCAGACTCGAAGCGACAAAAAGGCGCCGGCGCCTCTCGCTTACCGTGCATCCAAGCGTCGCCGCATTTTTTAACAGTGAAGGCAAGGATATCATCAAAGAAATGGAAAAGGAACATAAAGTTACACTCCTTATCAATGAAGATGAAACCCTTGAACACGACGAATACATATTCAAACCAATCGATTCAACTAATAAACAAAAACGGTGA